One genomic region from Ornithinicoccus hortensis encodes:
- a CDS encoding DUF2180 family protein translates to MNCYTCATRQDTDTTALAICSVCGAGICREHATVGTAYVEEHSPGAPTAHALPGRRMFCIICAPEQAGEPTSR, encoded by the coding sequence ATGAACTGCTACACCTGCGCCACGCGACAGGACACCGACACCACGGCCCTGGCCATCTGCTCGGTCTGTGGTGCCGGCATCTGCCGGGAGCACGCCACGGTCGGCACCGCCTACGTCGAGGAGCACTCGCCCGGCGCACCGACCGCCCACGCCCTGCCCGGTCGGCGGATGTTCTGCATCATCTGCGCCCCCGAGCAGGCGGGCGAGCCGACGTCCCGGTGA
- a CDS encoding universal stress protein — protein sequence MESQRPSGYGQWSGGEPEHCIVVGIEPGQDHRVIQRAAEMATAMDAGLRCLWVDSTQIIFDTGADGSILTTPLDPDQLGTDAIVLEPDLLDLVAEALASSPVSWRLDHTSGDVATGLAKAAHQWDASMVVVGTRRPGFAGWMNEVVGGSIAARLAHTQERPVLLVPVHVRTSRT from the coding sequence GTGGAGAGTCAGCGCCCTTCCGGGTACGGCCAGTGGTCCGGCGGTGAGCCGGAGCACTGCATCGTGGTCGGCATCGAGCCCGGTCAGGACCACCGGGTGATCCAGCGGGCCGCCGAGATGGCCACCGCGATGGATGCCGGTCTGCGCTGCCTCTGGGTCGACAGCACCCAGATCATCTTCGACACGGGGGCCGACGGCTCGATCCTCACCACGCCGCTGGACCCCGACCAGCTGGGCACCGACGCGATCGTGCTGGAGCCCGACCTGCTCGACCTGGTGGCCGAGGCCCTGGCCAGCTCCCCGGTGAGCTGGCGGCTGGACCACACCTCCGGCGACGTCGCGACCGGGCTGGCCAAGGCCGCCCACCAGTGGGACGCCTCCATGGTGGTGGTCGGCACGCGCCGCCCCGGTTTCGCGGGGTGGATGAACGAGGTGGTCGGCGGGTCCATCGCGGCCCGGCTGGCGCACACCCAGGAGCGCCCCGTCCTGCTCGTCCCGGTCCACGTGCGCACCTCCAGGACGTGA
- a CDS encoding fluoride efflux transporter FluC yields MSRPAHRDPLLLLLVAVGGTVGTAARAGVAQWLPHEGGLPLATLMVNLVGAFLLGLLLESLLRRGPETPRQQVLRLGIGTGALGGFTTYSAFALELHQQLAAHEVWLAVGYGLGSVGLGLLTCLLGIAVATRLGGGATR; encoded by the coding sequence GTGAGTCGCCCGGCACACCGGGACCCGCTGCTCCTTTTGCTCGTCGCGGTCGGGGGGACGGTCGGCACGGCCGCCCGGGCCGGCGTCGCCCAGTGGCTGCCGCACGAGGGGGGTCTGCCGCTGGCCACCCTCATGGTCAACCTCGTCGGGGCGTTCCTGCTCGGACTGCTGTTGGAGTCGCTGCTGCGCCGCGGGCCGGAGACCCCACGGCAGCAGGTCCTGCGGCTCGGGATCGGCACCGGCGCGCTGGGCGGCTTCACCACCTACTCGGCGTTCGCCCTGGAGCTGCACCAGCAGCTTGCCGCGCACGAGGTGTGGCTGGCCGTCGGCTACGGCCTGGGCAGTGTCGGGCTGGGCCTGCTCACCTGCCTGCTCGGGATCGCCGTGGCCACCCGACTCGGGGGCGGTGCGACCCGGTGA
- the crcB gene encoding fluoride efflux transporter CrcB: protein MTVPVFVLVSLFGGVGAACRFLLDSSVRSRWPREFPLGTLVVNVSGSFLIGVLTAAVATTSPPAYVIGATGFCGGFTTFSTSMVESVRLARAGDLRRATANTVGTLLLTLAGVAAGVVVGQWLGG from the coding sequence GTGACGGTGCCGGTCTTCGTCCTGGTGAGCCTGTTCGGTGGGGTGGGCGCCGCGTGCCGGTTCCTGCTGGACTCCTCGGTGCGGTCCCGGTGGCCGCGGGAGTTCCCGCTCGGCACCCTGGTGGTGAACGTCAGCGGCTCGTTCCTGATCGGCGTGCTCACGGCCGCCGTCGCCACCACGTCTCCCCCGGCATACGTGATCGGCGCGACCGGGTTCTGCGGTGGGTTCACCACGTTCTCCACCTCGATGGTCGAGAGCGTGCGGCTGGCCAGGGCCGGGGACCTCCGGCGCGCGACGGCGAACACCGTGGGCACCCTGCTGCTCACCCTCGCCGGGGTGGCCGCGGGGGTCGTCGTGGGGCAGTGGCTGGGCGGATGA
- a CDS encoding Gfo/Idh/MocA family protein, with the protein MTDPSAGAGTPARPLAVAVIGYSFMGKAHSNAWRNVRAFYPEVPAVQMQVLVGRDGAGVREAADRYGWAEAATDWRQVIARDDVDIVDVCTPGHLHAEVALAALAAGKHVLVEKPLANSVAECEDLVAAATAPGAGRAMLGFNYRRVPALALARDLVREGRIGQVRAVRLSYLQDWLADDRAPMTWRLRKETAGTGVLGDLGSHAVDQVHYLLGETVTSVRGELRTFVPQRPGPSGPEEVTVDDAAWATLQTASGVVASLEVSRVATGRKNSLQVELYGTDGSIRFDLERLNELRVLSGTGGGAETVLVTEPDHPYLAAWWPAGHVLGWDHTFTSQAADFLRAVDRGEPVQPDFAAGLAVQRVLAAVEASHARGGARVDTGN; encoded by the coding sequence ATGACCGACCCGTCCGCCGGTGCCGGCACACCCGCACGGCCCCTCGCCGTCGCCGTGATCGGCTACTCCTTCATGGGCAAGGCCCACTCCAACGCCTGGCGCAACGTCCGAGCCTTCTACCCCGAGGTCCCTGCCGTACAGATGCAGGTCCTCGTCGGGCGGGACGGGGCCGGCGTGCGGGAGGCGGCGGACCGGTACGGCTGGGCCGAGGCCGCCACCGACTGGCGGCAGGTCATCGCGCGGGACGACGTCGACATCGTGGACGTCTGCACCCCCGGCCACCTGCACGCCGAGGTCGCGCTGGCCGCCCTGGCCGCGGGCAAGCACGTGCTGGTCGAGAAGCCGCTGGCCAACAGCGTCGCCGAGTGCGAGGACCTGGTGGCGGCCGCCACCGCGCCCGGCGCCGGCCGGGCGATGCTCGGCTTCAACTACCGCCGCGTCCCCGCCCTCGCGCTGGCCCGCGACCTGGTCCGCGAGGGCCGGATCGGACAGGTCCGGGCGGTGCGGCTGAGCTACCTGCAGGACTGGCTCGCCGACGACCGGGCCCCGATGACCTGGCGGCTGCGCAAGGAGACCGCCGGCACCGGCGTGCTCGGCGACCTGGGCTCGCACGCCGTCGACCAGGTGCACTACCTGCTCGGCGAGACGGTGACCAGCGTGCGGGGCGAGCTGCGCACCTTCGTGCCGCAGCGCCCCGGTCCGTCGGGCCCCGAGGAGGTGACCGTCGACGACGCGGCCTGGGCCACCCTGCAAACCGCCTCGGGAGTCGTGGCCAGCCTCGAGGTGAGCCGGGTCGCGACCGGACGCAAGAACTCCCTCCAGGTCGAGCTCTACGGCACGGACGGGTCCATCCGGTTCGACCTGGAGCGGCTCAACGAGCTGCGGGTGCTCTCCGGCACCGGCGGCGGGGCCGAGACGGTCCTGGTCACCGAGCCGGACCATCCCTACCTCGCCGCCTGGTGGCCGGCCGGCCACGTGCTCGGGTGGGACCACACCTTCACCTCCCAGGCCGCGGACTTCCTCCGGGCGGTCGACCGGGGCGAGCCGGTCCAGCCCGACTTCGCCGCCGGCCTGGCGGTCCAGCGGGTGCTGGCCGCCGTGGAGGCCAGCCACGCCCGGGGCGGCGCCCGGGTCGACACCGGAAACTAG
- a CDS encoding sugar phosphate isomerase/epimerase family protein: MRPLGINTWVWTSPLTDADLPGLLRHVSDLGFDAVELPLENVGDLTPAAVTTALADTGLRPYVVGAMAPGRDLVDTDPASVRATQDYLRGCLDLAHAIGAPAVCGPFYAATGRVWRLTPQARESAYRQWREHLAPVVEHAAAAGVRIGIEPLNRYETSLVNTVEQAMTGLGDLLQEGGAVGLALDSYHLNIEERSSADAVRRAGRHLVHLQVCGNDRGAPGGDQTDWPALLDALDEVGYRGALAIESFTADNASIATAASIWRPLAATQDDLARTGLAFLRDLTTQGETP; the protein is encoded by the coding sequence GTGCGACCCCTCGGCATCAACACCTGGGTCTGGACCTCGCCGCTGACCGACGCCGACCTGCCCGGCCTGCTGCGGCACGTCTCGGACCTGGGGTTCGACGCCGTCGAACTGCCGCTGGAGAACGTCGGTGACCTCACGCCGGCGGCGGTGACCACCGCGCTGGCCGACACCGGACTCCGGCCGTATGTCGTGGGAGCCATGGCGCCCGGCCGGGACCTGGTCGACACCGACCCCGCGTCGGTGCGCGCCACCCAGGACTACCTGCGGGGCTGCCTCGACCTCGCCCACGCGATCGGCGCACCCGCCGTCTGCGGGCCGTTCTACGCCGCCACCGGCCGCGTCTGGCGACTGACCCCGCAGGCCCGGGAGTCGGCATACCGACAGTGGCGGGAGCACCTGGCGCCGGTCGTCGAGCACGCGGCCGCGGCCGGGGTCCGGATCGGCATCGAACCGCTGAACCGCTACGAGACCTCCCTGGTCAACACCGTGGAGCAGGCCATGACCGGGCTGGGGGACCTGCTCCAGGAGGGCGGCGCCGTCGGCCTGGCGCTGGACAGTTACCACCTCAACATCGAGGAGCGCTCGTCCGCCGACGCGGTCCGCCGCGCCGGGCGGCACCTGGTACACCTGCAGGTCTGCGGCAACGACCGCGGTGCCCCCGGCGGGGACCAGACCGACTGGCCGGCCCTCCTCGACGCGCTCGACGAGGTCGGCTACCGGGGCGCGCTCGCCATCGAGAGCTTCACCGCCGACAACGCCTCCATCGCCACCGCCGCCTCCATCTGGCGGCCGCTGGCCGCCACCCAGGACGACCTGGCCCGCACCGGCCTCGCCTTCCTCCGCGACCTCACCACCCAGGGGGAGACACCATGA
- a CDS encoding sugar phosphate isomerase/epimerase family protein, translated as MPRNFTLFTGQWADLTLEEVAGLAAGWGYDGLEIAVSGEHLDAWRWDDEEYVEGRLDILRRHGLQVWAISNHLKGQAVCDDPIDERHQPIVGPRVWGDGDPEGVRQRAAEELKLTARLAQRMGVDTVVGFTGSSIWQYVAMFPPVPAERIEAGYQDFADRWNPILDVFDECGVRFAHEVHPSEIAYDYWSTVRTLEAIGHREAFGLNWDPSHMMWQDIDVVGFISDFADRIYHVDCKDTRMRIGNGRNGRLGSHLPWGDPRRGWDFVSTGRGDVPWEDCFRALRTIGYDGPISVEWEDAGMDRLQGAPEALEFLRRLDFDPPSAAFDSVFAQE; from the coding sequence ATGCCACGCAACTTCACCCTCTTCACCGGCCAGTGGGCCGACCTCACCCTGGAGGAGGTCGCCGGGCTGGCCGCCGGGTGGGGCTACGACGGCCTGGAGATCGCGGTCTCCGGCGAGCACCTGGACGCCTGGCGCTGGGACGACGAGGAGTATGTCGAGGGCCGGCTCGACATCCTGCGCCGGCACGGGCTGCAGGTGTGGGCGATCTCCAACCACCTGAAGGGGCAGGCGGTGTGCGACGACCCGATCGACGAGCGGCACCAGCCGATCGTCGGGCCGCGGGTGTGGGGCGACGGGGACCCCGAGGGCGTCCGGCAGCGCGCCGCCGAGGAGCTGAAGCTCACCGCCCGCCTCGCCCAGCGGATGGGGGTGGACACCGTCGTCGGCTTCACCGGGTCCTCGATCTGGCAGTACGTCGCGATGTTCCCGCCCGTGCCCGCCGAGCGGATCGAGGCCGGCTACCAGGACTTCGCCGACCGGTGGAACCCGATCCTGGACGTCTTCGACGAGTGCGGCGTCCGGTTCGCCCACGAGGTGCACCCTTCGGAGATCGCCTACGACTACTGGTCGACCGTGCGCACCCTGGAGGCGATCGGCCACCGGGAGGCGTTCGGGCTGAACTGGGACCCCAGCCACATGATGTGGCAGGACATCGACGTCGTCGGCTTCATCAGCGACTTCGCCGACCGGATCTACCACGTGGACTGCAAGGACACCCGGATGCGGATCGGCAACGGCCGCAACGGCCGGCTCGGCTCCCACCTGCCGTGGGGCGACCCGCGCCGCGGTTGGGACTTCGTCTCCACCGGCCGGGGCGACGTCCCGTGGGAGGACTGCTTCCGGGCGCTGCGGACCATCGGCTACGACGGGCCCATCTCGGTGGAGTGGGAGGACGCCGGGATGGACCGGCTGCAGGGTGCCCCCGAGGCGCTGGAGTTCCTCCGGCGGCTCGACTTCGACCCGCCGTCGGCCGCCTTCGACTCCGTCTTCGCCCAGGAGTAG
- a CDS encoding MogA/MoaB family molybdenum cofactor biosynthesis protein translates to MSESATDEAQDPVRVLVITVSDRSAGGRREDRSGPRLLERLTEQGYAASGPVLVPDGVEPVRSALEQGIADGYRIILTTGGTGVSPRDFTPEATGALVTRELVGVAEHMRREGARHTPLAALSRGVVGVVDAEDRTGTLLVNLPGSLKAIDQSFDALAPLLPHILDQLEGWDHR, encoded by the coding sequence ATGAGCGAGTCCGCGACCGACGAGGCGCAGGACCCCGTGCGGGTCCTGGTCATCACCGTGTCCGACCGCTCGGCCGGTGGACGGCGGGAGGACCGCTCCGGCCCGCGCCTCCTCGAGCGGCTCACCGAGCAGGGGTATGCCGCATCCGGCCCCGTCCTGGTGCCCGACGGTGTCGAGCCGGTCCGGTCCGCGCTGGAGCAGGGCATCGCCGACGGCTACCGGATCATCCTGACCACGGGCGGGACCGGGGTCTCCCCCCGCGACTTCACGCCCGAGGCGACGGGGGCGTTGGTCACCCGCGAGCTGGTGGGGGTCGCCGAGCACATGCGGCGCGAGGGGGCCAGGCACACCCCGCTCGCCGCGCTGTCCCGCGGCGTCGTCGGCGTGGTGGACGCCGAGGACCGGACGGGCACGCTCCTGGTGAATCTCCCCGGCAGCCTCAAGGCCATCGACCAGTCCTTCGACGCGCTGGCCCCGCTGCTGCCGCACATCCTGGACCAGT